The proteins below are encoded in one region of Neodiprion virginianus isolate iyNeoVirg1 chromosome 7, iyNeoVirg1.1, whole genome shotgun sequence:
- the LOC124309494 gene encoding uncharacterized protein LOC124309494: MIGRFESLLLKPACLFVLLGISCPAPNAGLTLRFGSDIRVPVCTTISLQQLGQLIAAASTTKKFTHDPLVNRSSDQNETYKPLPEGYARYLNSNVAYKNYKTPVVWTEAKKLCEKEGARLVVADQETYTYLINLDKISRLHVGIHRIGDEWISIHDGSVVNNIPWAIGQPDSKFGCVGTQTWTGLLETIPCDKGIDARYRHYFCELPIPKNSL; encoded by the exons ATGATCGGACGGTTCGAGTCGTTATTATTGAAGCCTGCGTGCCTTTTTGTCCTGCTGGGAATTTCGTGCCCTGCACCAAACGCTGGCTTAACGCTCCGTTTCG GTAGTGACATAAGGGTCCCGGTCTGCACTACGATATCGTTGCAGCAATTGGGTCAGTTGATCGCGGCAGCTTCAAccacaaaaaaattcactcatG ATCCACTTGTGAATCGGTCCTCCGACCAAAACGAAACCTACAAGCCACTTCCGGAAGGCTACGCCCGATATCTCAACTCCAATGTGGCctataaaaattacaagacGCCGGTAGTCTGGACGGAGGCGAAGAAACTGTGCGAGAAAGAAGGTGCTCGTTTGGTTGTGGCAGACCAAGAGACGTATACTTATTTGATTAATTTGGATAAAATTAGCAGATTACATGTAGGCATTCATCGTATTGGCGACGAATGGATCAGCATTCATGACG GATCCGTTGTGAATAACATACCATGGGCGATTGGTCAACCTGACTCGAAGTTCGGATGTGTCGGAACACAAACCTGGACCGGTCTTCTAGAAACTATCCCTTGCGACAAGGGCATAGATGCACGATATCGACATTATTTCTGCGAGCTTCCGATTCCCAAAAACAGCTTGTGA
- the LOC124308473 gene encoding uncharacterized protein LOC124308473 isoform X2 → MPKLKQPEPLKELVFDFIVTHCASYCHQLSVKGDLEKLRQSITEIKLEVFSWLPPILGQHAEFCEKFFETFLGFGYDLLKSSGRVRPLAHNRAAVEIMMDVEIRGLRCSDLHLEYLDSPDYCRFQNIDALKMHNPPYEFVNHNVLRCFRLENLTQLWMISWCGDRELEIIGRRCRKLQLLNIMNSVNVSEEGLRALRPCTDLRVIDFRGCASKLTNNAVNRLLSDLKKLEEFNVIEDEYFPGRDEIKTYDPCSRRQTLVCPSMKRYCFRG, encoded by the exons ATGCCAAAGCTCAAGCAGCCGGAACCCCTGAAGGAACTGGTATTCGATTTCATCGTGACTCACTGCGCGAGTTATTGCCACCAACTGAGCGTCAAGGGGGATTTGGAGAAACTCCGTCAGAGTATTACTGAGATAAAACTTGAGGTGTTTTCATGGCTGCCACCGATCCTTGGCCAGCATGCAGAGTtctgcgaaaaattttttgagacATTTTTGGGTTTCGGCTACGACCTGTTGAAATCGAGTGGTCGCGTTCGCCCACTGGCGCACAACAGAGCAGCGGTTGAGATAATGATGGACGTAGAAATACGTGGACTGCGATGTTCAGACCTGCACCTCGAATACCTCGACAGCCCTGATTACTGCAGATTTCAGAACATAGACGCATTGAAAATGCACAATCCGCCTTACGAATTCGTAAATCATAATGTCCTGCGCTGTTTTCGCCTAGAAAACTTGACTCAACTCTGGATGATAAGCTGGTGCGGTGACCGAGAACTCGAGATCATTGGAAGGCGTTGCAGGAAACTGCAATTATTGAACATTATGAATTCAGTAAACGTCAGTGAGGAGGGATTGCGAGCTCTGCGGCCGTGCACCGACTTGCGCGTCATTGATTTTCGTGGCTGCGCTTCAAAATTGACGAACAATGCCGTAAACAGGCTCCTGTCAGATCTCAAGAAACTAGAGGAGTTCAATGTGATCGAAGACGAATACTTTCCGGGGCGAGATGAAATCAAAACATACGACCCGTGTTCGCGTCGACAGACGTTGGTCTGTCCATCGATGAAACGCTACTGTTTCAGAGG GTGA
- the LOC124308477 gene encoding uncharacterized protein LOC124308477, translated as MIGRFESLLLKPACLFVLLGISCPAPNAGLTLRFGSDIRVPVCTTISLQQLGQLIAAASTTKKFTHDPLVNRSSDQNETYKPLPEGYARYLNSNVAYKNYKTPVVWTEAKKLCEKEGARLVVADQETYTYLINLDKISRLHVGIHRIGDEWISIHDGSVVNYIPWAFGQPDLKFGCVGTQTWTGLLETIPCDKGKDALYRHYFCELPIPKNIL; from the exons ATGATCGGACGGTTCGAGTCGTTATTATTGAAGCCTGCGTGCCTTTTTGTCCTGCTGGGAATTTCGTGCCCTGCACCAAACGCTGGCTTAACGCTCCGTTTCG GTAGTGACATAAGGGTCCCGGTCTGCACTACGATATCGTTGCAGCAATTGGGTCAGTTGATCGCGGCAGCTTCAAccacaaaaaaattcactcatG ATCCACTTGTGAATCGGTCCTCCGACCAAAACGAAACCTACAAGCCACTTCCGGAAGGCTACGCCCGATATCTCAACTCCAATGTGGCctataaaaattacaagacGCCGGTAGTCTGGACGGAGGCGAAGAAACTGTGCGAGAAAGAAGGTGCTCGTTTGGTTGTGGCAGACCAAGAGACGTATACTTATTTGATTAATTTGGATAAAATTAGCAGATTACATGTAGGCATTCACCGTATTGGCGACGAATGGATCAGCATTCATGACg GATCCGTTGTGAATTACATACCATGGGCGTTTGGTCAACCTGACTTGAAGTTCGGATGTGTCGGAACACAAACCTGGACCGGTCTTCTAGAAACTATCCCTTGCGACAAGGGCAAAGATGCACTATATCGACATTATTTCTGCGAGCTTCCGATTCCCAAAAACATCTTGTGA
- the LOC124308474 gene encoding uncharacterized protein LOC124308474: protein MPKLKQPTPLKKRAFDFIVTHCASYCHQLSVKGDLEKLRQTITEIKSEVFSWLPPILNQLSEFCERFFDEFSKFGKEMAKSGGRVRSMTHRKVAVEIMMDVEIPGLRCSDLHLECANRSEYRRFQSIEVLIMQSPSHAFPSSKAMSYFRLENLIEIWLITRCNNQELRIIGTHCKKLQILNITYSRYVTDDGLRALQFCADLRVIDFVGSVISNDCINELLSTHKKLEEFNIIKHDYLPWAGRVEVYDPCSRPRELVCPSIRRYCARGPVSEANLTAITVLFPNLTYIQFCCQFFSDLTVLKNLKHLTELSFLSSYSILSHVRHLLTTVGGNISSLEVKMSFRGNEYFKQDDVNFVHQLCPNIEELVLPYEPNAPYDILVVPPFNKLKILSLKNSSSWEATVEFHQLPELETLMLANFNPIVQIVERAMFDNVKFPKLKRFCSMLLTARRDTGLDDLNTVARERNLDFKIITISDHDL, encoded by the coding sequence ATGCCAAAGCTGAAGCAGCCAACACCCCTGAAAAAACGGGCATTCGATTTCATCGTGACTCACTGCGCGAGTTATTGCCACCAGCTGAGCGTCAAGGGGGATTTGGAGAAACTACGTCAGACCATTACTGAGATAAAAAGTGAGGTGTTTTCATGGCTACCGCCGATTCTTAACCAGCTCTCGGAGTTCtgcgaaagattttttgacgaattttcaaagtttggCAAGGAGATGGCAAAATCGGGTGGTCGCGTTCGCTCGATGACGCACAGGAAAGTAGCGGTGGAGATAATGATGGACGTAGAAATACCTGGACTTCGATGTTCGGACTTGCACCTCGAATGCGCCAATCGTTCTGAGTATCGGAGATTTCAGAGCATCGAGGTATTGATAATGCAAAGTCCGTCGCACGCATTCCCATCTTCCAAAGCCATGAGCTATTTTCGTCTAGAAAACCTGATCGAAATCTGGTTGATAACCAGATGCAACAACCAGGAACTCCGGATAATTGGAACGCATTGCAAGAAGCTGCAAATCTTGAACATCACTTATTCGCGATACGTCACCGACGACGGATTACGAGCTCTGCAGTTTTGCGCCGATTTACGCGTCATTGATTTCGTTGGCTCAGTAATCTCCAATGATTGCATCAACGAGCTGCTGTCGACGCATAAGAAACTGGAGGAGTTCAATATCATCAAACACGACTACTTGCCGTGGGCAGGCAGAGTCGAAGTATACGACCCGTGTTCGCGACCAAGAGAGTTGGTCTGTCCGTCGATAAGACGCTACTGTGCCAGAGGGCCGGTTTCGGAGGCTAATCTAACCGCGATCACGGTGCTGTTTCCGAATTTAACCTATATTCAGTTTTGCTGTCAGTTTTTCAGTGACTTGACCGTATTAAAGAACCTCAAACACCTCACCGAACTCAGTTTCTTGAGTAGTTATTCCATATTGAGTCACGTAAGGCACCTGTTGACAACCGTCGGCGGAAATATTTCTTCGTTAGAAGTAAAGATGAGTTTCAGAGGGAACGAATATTTCAAACAGGATGATGTGAACTTCGTTCATCAATTATGCCCAAATATAGAGGAATTGGTACTCCCTTACGAACCCAATGCACCGTACGATATATTGGTGGTGCCGCCTTtcaacaaattaaaaatactttcgttaaaaaatagcAGCTCGTGGGAGGCAACGGTAGAATTTCATCAATTGCCAGAGCTCGAAACTCTTATGCTCGCGAACTTTAACCCAATTGTACAAATTGTCGAACGTGCCATGTTCGATAATGTGAAATTCCCAAAATTGAAAAGGTTCTGCTCCATGCTTTTGACGGCCAGAAGAGATACCGGACTCGACGATTTGAATACAGTCGCGAGAGAGAGGAatcttgattttaaaattataactATTTCCGATCATGATCTGTAG